In Pseudomonas deceptionensis, a single window of DNA contains:
- a CDS encoding DeoR family transcriptional regulator: MNLPPRQQQILELVRERGYVSIEEMAQLFVVTPQTIRRDINQLAEADLLRRYHGGAAYDSSVENTAYAMRADQMRDEKRRIGEAIAAQIPDHASIFINIGTTTESIARALLNHSHLKIITNNLHVASILSAKDDFEVLIAGGKVRRDGGIVGQASVDFINQFKFDFALVGISGIDSDGSLLDFDYQEVRVSQAIIANARQVILAADSSKFGRNAMVRLGPITLIDCLVTDQPPVPELAQLLAQNKIRLEVV, from the coding sequence ATGAATCTGCCTCCACGCCAGCAGCAGATCCTCGAACTCGTACGCGAGCGCGGTTATGTCAGCATCGAGGAAATGGCTCAGTTGTTCGTCGTTACACCGCAGACCATTCGTCGTGACATCAACCAGTTGGCAGAAGCTGATCTGTTGCGCCGTTACCACGGCGGGGCCGCCTATGACTCCAGCGTTGAAAACACCGCCTACGCCATGCGCGCCGACCAGATGCGCGATGAAAAGCGCCGGATTGGCGAAGCCATTGCCGCCCAGATTCCTGACCACGCCTCGATTTTCATCAACATCGGTACCACTACCGAGTCGATTGCACGGGCGTTGCTCAACCACAGCCATCTGAAAATCATCACCAACAACCTTCACGTGGCCTCGATCCTGAGTGCCAAGGATGACTTTGAAGTCCTGATCGCCGGCGGCAAGGTGCGCCGCGACGGCGGCATCGTAGGCCAGGCCAGCGTCGACTTTATCAACCAGTTCAAGTTCGACTTCGCATTGGTAGGGATCAGCGGTATTGATTCCGACGGCAGCCTGCTGGACTTCGACTATCAGGAAGTCCGTGTATCCCAGGCCATCATTGCCAATGCCCGACAAGTGATTCTCGCTGCCGACTCCAGCAAGTTCGGCCGCAATGCCATGGTCCGCCTGGGCCCGATCACGCTGATTGATTGCCTGGTCACAGACCAGCCACCCGTACCTGAACTCGCTCAACTGCTGGCACAGAACAAAATCCGCCTGGAAGTGGTTTAA